The DNA sequence GCCGGAGGGCGTGGAGATGGTGATGCCGGGCGACAGCACGAGCATCCGGGCGGAACTGATCACGCCGGTCGCGATCGAGAAGGGCTCGAAGTTCGCCATCCGCGAAGGCGGACGCACGGTGGGCGCGGGCACGGTGACGGAGATCCTGGAATAGGGACGTAGTACGGGCGGTTCGCGAACCGCCCCTGCGGTGAACGCTATGTCAACACAATTCGGCGACAAGATCCGCATCCGCCTCAAGGCGTACGACGCCCGGGTGCTCGACCAGTCCACTGCGGAAATCGTGAACACGGCCAAGCACACCGGGGCGCGCCTGGCGGGCCCGATTCCGCTGCCGACCGAGAAGAACAAGTGGACGGTGCTCCGTTCGCCGCACGTCGACAAGAAGTCACGCGAGCAGTTCGAGATCCGCACGCACAAGCGGCTGATCGACATCTTCGAGCCGACCTCGCAGACCGTGGACGCCCTGATGAAGCTCGACCTGCCCGCGGGCGTGGACGTCGAGATCAAGGCGTTCGGCAAGGACAGTCGGAAGTAACGGGCAGGGACCAGGGTTTCGGGGAACGGGGATCAGGGAAGACAGCCCTGACCCCTGCCCTCTGGCCCCTGCTCCCCGGTCCCTGAGATTGACTATGGTTACAGGAATCATCGGCAAGAAGGTCGGGATGACGCAGTTGTTCGGTGACGACGGCACCGTGCAGCCCGTGACCGTCATCAAGGCCGGCCCGTGCGTGGTCGTCCAGGCGAAGACCGCCAAGAGCGACGGTTATGAAGCCGTGCAGCTTGGCCTCGTCGAGGCCCGTCCCGCCAAGGCGACCAAGGCGCTGGCCGGACACTACAAGAAGGCCAACGTGCCTCCGACCCGCGTCCGTCGCGAGGTCAAGATTGCGCCCGGCGGCGATCCCCTGAAGGCGGGCGACCAGGTGCTGGTCTCGCTGTTCAACGCCGGCGACCGGGTGGACGTGGTGGGCACGAGCCGCGGCCATGGCTTCC is a window from the Vicinamibacterales bacterium genome containing:
- the rplC gene encoding 50S ribosomal protein L3; its protein translation is MVTGIIGKKVGMTQLFGDDGTVQPVTVIKAGPCVVVQAKTAKSDGYEAVQLGLVEARPAKATKALAGHYKKANVPPTRVRREVKIAPGGDPLKAGDQVLVSLFNAGDRVDVVGTSRGHGFQGVMKRHNFRGGAATHGSMFHRAPGSIGASSYPSRVIKGMKAAGHMGSERVTTRNLRVARVDAENHLLMVLGSVPGADDGYLIIRKAVAAKPVRVPQVEKPKGKK
- the rpsJ gene encoding 30S ribosomal protein S10, translated to MSTQFGDKIRIRLKAYDARVLDQSTAEIVNTAKHTGARLAGPIPLPTEKNKWTVLRSPHVDKKSREQFEIRTHKRLIDIFEPTSQTVDALMKLDLPAGVDVEIKAFGKDSRK
- the tuf gene encoding elongation factor Tu (EF-Tu; promotes GTP-dependent binding of aminoacyl-tRNA to the A-site of ribosomes during protein biosynthesis; when the tRNA anticodon matches the mRNA codon, GTP hydrolysis results; the inactive EF-Tu-GDP leaves the ribosome and release of GDP is promoted by elongation factor Ts; many prokaryotes have two copies of the gene encoding EF-Tu), which encodes PEGVEMVMPGDSTSIRAELITPVAIEKGSKFAIREGGRTVGAGTVTEILE